In Candidatus Methylomirabilota bacterium, the following proteins share a genomic window:
- a CDS encoding ABC transporter permease subunit, producing the protein MRAWAVFKKEMRLYFSSPIAYVVFAIFTLVAGWFFYNVFAFYTLISMQAAMNPTMARDMSVTEGVLRPLFQNISVIMLLMMPILTMRLFAEEKKSGTIELLLTYPVRDGEILFGKYLAALGIFLGMLTLTLVYPALVAWATQLEWGPLLTGYLGLLLQGAAFIAVGILISSLTENQIVAAVSTFGTLLIFWVISWASESAGSTWGRVLSHLSITEHFESFAKGVIDTKDLIYYVNLTILSLFLTLRSLESKRWRS; encoded by the coding sequence ATGAGAGCGTGGGCCGTCTTCAAGAAGGAGATGCGGCTGTACTTCAGCTCGCCGATCGCCTACGTCGTCTTTGCCATCTTTACCCTCGTCGCCGGGTGGTTCTTCTACAACGTCTTCGCCTTCTACACGCTCATCAGCATGCAGGCCGCGATGAATCCCACGATGGCCCGTGACATGTCGGTCACCGAAGGCGTCCTCCGACCTCTCTTCCAGAACATCAGCGTCATCATGCTGCTGATGATGCCGATCCTGACCATGCGGCTCTTCGCCGAAGAGAAGAAGAGCGGCACCATCGAGCTCCTGCTGACCTATCCGGTGCGGGACGGCGAGATCCTGTTCGGCAAGTACCTGGCCGCGCTCGGGATCTTCCTGGGAATGCTGACGCTGACGCTCGTCTACCCGGCCCTGGTGGCGTGGGCCACCCAGCTCGAGTGGGGGCCGCTCCTGACGGGGTACCTCGGCCTCCTCCTCCAGGGGGCCGCCTTCATCGCCGTCGGCATCTTGATCTCCTCGCTGACGGAGAATCAGATCGTGGCCGCCGTCTCGACCTTCGGCACCCTCCTGATCTTCTGGGTCATCTCCTGGGCGTCCGAGTCGGCCGGGAGCACCTGGGGGCGCGTGCTCTCGCACCTGTCGATCACCGAGCACTTCGAGTCGTTCGCCAAGGGCGTCATCGATACCAAGGACCTGATCTACTACGTGAACCTCACCATCCTGAGTCTGTTCCTCACCCTGCGCTCGCTCGAGTCGAAGCGCTGGAGAAGCTAG
- a CDS encoding Gldg family protein — MRRFATPALLLGLAGVAAGGVLRVYRPSWATVWPTLLIVGGLLLLFALYASFPSSRDFWGRRTTRYGLNALVMVVLILGIIALVEAVSYRHNWRVDLTENRRHSLAPQTVRVLQELQTPVKATAFFRPDQPGKRTAEDLLKQYAARSEGKFAWEVVDADRDPLRAKRYGVETYGTVVLEATIKDGQVKEEKITDAEEEKLTNALIRVTREGKRVIYFLKGHGEKDPASNEKTGLSEIKAAIEKLNYEVKDLLSARESKIPDDAAIVVVAGPQKDLLPNELDALQGYIGRAGKVLFMIDPFQAPGLGPLLDRYGLGVGNDVIIDVNPQGRMLGAGPEIPVVGDYQAHPITQGFRYATFFPVARTVVVKEKPPEGVTTQALARTSGESWAETNEQEIKSGQVKPDPDEARGPLTIAAVATAEAKDVPQERKGAKARIVLIGDSDFSTNAFVNLSGNRDFFLNTLSWLAEEENLIAIRPKERRNTPVFLTAAQGQVLFWVPVVLVPLAMAVAGVYSVVRKRNR, encoded by the coding sequence ATGCGACGATTCGCCACTCCCGCGCTCTTGCTGGGTCTCGCCGGCGTCGCCGCCGGCGGTGTCCTCCGCGTGTACCGACCATCGTGGGCGACCGTGTGGCCCACGCTCCTGATCGTCGGCGGCTTGCTCCTCCTGTTCGCGCTCTACGCGAGCTTCCCGAGCTCGCGCGACTTCTGGGGCCGGCGGACCACCCGGTACGGCTTGAACGCGCTGGTGATGGTCGTCCTGATCCTGGGCATCATCGCGCTGGTAGAGGCGGTCTCCTATCGCCACAACTGGCGCGTCGACCTGACCGAGAACCGGCGTCACAGTCTGGCCCCGCAGACGGTCCGGGTGCTCCAGGAGCTTCAGACCCCGGTCAAGGCCACCGCCTTCTTCCGGCCCGACCAGCCCGGCAAGCGCACGGCCGAGGACCTGCTCAAGCAGTACGCCGCCCGGTCCGAAGGCAAGTTCGCCTGGGAGGTGGTGGACGCCGACCGGGATCCGCTGCGGGCCAAGCGGTACGGGGTGGAAACCTACGGCACGGTCGTGCTGGAGGCCACCATCAAGGATGGGCAGGTCAAGGAGGAAAAGATCACCGACGCCGAGGAGGAGAAGCTCACCAACGCGCTCATCCGGGTGACCCGGGAAGGCAAGCGCGTCATCTATTTCCTGAAGGGCCACGGCGAGAAGGATCCGGCGTCGAACGAGAAGACCGGCCTCAGCGAGATCAAGGCGGCCATCGAGAAGCTCAACTACGAGGTCAAGGATCTCCTGTCGGCCCGAGAATCGAAGATTCCCGACGACGCCGCCATCGTGGTGGTGGCCGGACCCCAGAAGGACCTCCTGCCGAACGAGCTGGACGCGCTCCAGGGCTACATCGGGCGGGCCGGCAAGGTCCTCTTCATGATCGACCCGTTCCAGGCCCCGGGCCTCGGCCCGCTCCTCGACCGCTACGGGCTGGGCGTCGGCAACGACGTGATCATCGACGTCAATCCCCAGGGGCGGATGCTCGGCGCCGGCCCCGAGATCCCCGTCGTCGGCGATTACCAGGCGCACCCGATCACGCAAGGGTTCCGATACGCGACGTTCTTCCCGGTCGCCCGCACCGTGGTCGTCAAGGAGAAGCCCCCGGAGGGCGTGACCACGCAAGCCCTGGCCCGGACCAGCGGCGAGAGCTGGGCGGAAACGAACGAGCAGGAGATCAAGTCGGGACAGGTGAAGCCGGATCCCGACGAGGCCCGGGGGCCTCTCACCATCGCGGCGGTGGCGACCGCCGAGGCCAAGGACGTCCCCCAGGAGCGGAAGGGCGCCAAGGCCCGGATCGTGCTGATCGGGGACTCGGACTTCTCGACGAATGCCTTCGTCAATCTCTCGGGGAACCGAGACTTCTTCCTCAACACGCTCTCCTGGCTCGCGGAGGAGGAGAACCTGATCGCCATCCGGCCGAAGGAGCGGCGCAACACGCCGGTCTTCCTGACGGCCGCCCAGGGCCAGGTCCTCTTCTGGGTGCCGGTCGTGCTGGTGCCGCTGGCGATGGCCGTGGCCGGCGTCTACTCGGTCGTGCGCAAGCGGAATCGGTAG
- a CDS encoding MBL fold metallo-hydrolase gives MPELTPAEKPPGSSLYLTQMELGPMQNFVYLVGDREAGECLVIDPAWEIDSIVNTAEADGLRITGALITHTHPDHVGGHLFGTDIPGVADLLERVPAKVYVHKAEREFLPGFGSDLVKVEAGTELSVGRLTITFIHTPGHTPGSQCFYVDGRLISGDTLFIGSCGRTDLPGGDPAEMHRSLTQRLAKLPDETILLPGHNYGGEASTIGDEKRANPFMRFGLGDFLRTMGGGRIILP, from the coding sequence ATGCCCGAGCTGACCCCCGCCGAGAAGCCCCCCGGTTCATCGCTCTACCTCACGCAGATGGAGCTCGGGCCGATGCAGAACTTCGTCTACCTGGTGGGCGACCGCGAGGCGGGTGAGTGCCTCGTCATCGATCCGGCCTGGGAGATCGACAGCATCGTCAACACGGCCGAGGCGGATGGCCTGAGAATCACGGGGGCCCTGATCACCCACACCCACCCGGATCATGTGGGGGGGCACCTCTTCGGCACGGACATCCCGGGCGTCGCCGACCTCCTCGAGCGCGTCCCGGCCAAGGTCTATGTCCACAAGGCCGAGCGCGAGTTCCTGCCGGGGTTCGGGTCGGACCTCGTGAAGGTCGAGGCCGGCACCGAGCTGTCCGTGGGTCGGCTCACGATCACCTTCATCCACACGCCCGGCCACACTCCGGGCTCCCAGTGCTTCTACGTCGACGGCCGCCTCATCTCGGGCGATACGCTCTTCATCGGGAGCTGCGGCCGGACCGACCTCCCCGGCGGGGATCCCGCCGAGATGCACCGGAGCCTCACCCAGCGCCTGGCCAAGCTGCCCGACGAGACCATTCTGCTGCCCGGTCACAACTACGGCGGGGAGGCCTCGACGATCGGCGACGAGAAGCGGGCGAATCCGTTCATGCGGTTCGGTCTCGGCGACTTCCTCCGGACGATGGGAGGCGGTCGCATCATCTTGCCGTAG
- a CDS encoding DUF4340 domain-containing protein: protein MRWKTTAVLAVILIALGAFFYVYEVRQGPAREKSTAEKDRLWKGLETKDVDELTIARGSESIHLKKSGDAWALASPVQGRAESRPIEDLLTSLTTLRVEREIEPNPAKPADFGLEPPAAEIVFTAKGEKRRIRLGGKNPTGLWVYAQAGDKPAVVLVPDSLLRDAQKPVADFRDRTVLAFEPKDVKKLEVQTPGGQTVAVVHKGKPEPLGPEQWDIAEPVALHADREQVSNLLEKLKTAKIKDFVPEAPKGPAEYGLDRPLRLTLWLGEEKERVAKTLRLGKTVPDKKTVYAQREGDGTIFTLEEEFFRAIPTSVTAFRDKTVLAFERQKVEKVELESPKGKLTLALEDGLWRIAAPVQLKADQTTAVEVMSRVQELRAKEFVDEGGKPLARFGLDRPQIRVVVWEKEAKEPKALLLAPAREKDLAYATVSGGGPSAPIVLVEGKVLQDLARSVQDLRDHSFFAAFDARDVTRVQIQRGAETLVLERTGEEEWQLVAPRKGKAAGGRVSDLIWMLRNLKWRDLVAEQGWDPTPYGLQPPATTLTLTGKDGKTVAALAIGKREKGNAYVRVPDQPALYAIDANNLGELPSTPEDLLL from the coding sequence ATGCGCTGGAAGACGACCGCCGTCCTCGCCGTCATCCTGATCGCCCTCGGCGCCTTCTTCTACGTCTACGAGGTCCGCCAGGGACCGGCCCGCGAGAAGTCCACCGCCGAGAAGGATCGCCTCTGGAAGGGCCTCGAGACCAAGGACGTCGACGAGCTGACGATCGCCCGCGGCAGCGAGTCGATTCACCTCAAGAAGTCCGGTGACGCCTGGGCCCTGGCGTCGCCCGTCCAAGGCCGGGCCGAGTCGCGGCCCATCGAGGACTTGCTGACCTCCTTGACGACCCTGCGGGTCGAGCGCGAGATCGAGCCGAATCCGGCGAAGCCGGCGGACTTCGGGCTCGAGCCGCCGGCGGCCGAGATCGTCTTCACCGCGAAGGGCGAGAAGCGCCGGATCCGACTCGGCGGGAAGAATCCGACCGGGCTGTGGGTCTACGCGCAGGCGGGCGACAAGCCGGCCGTCGTGCTCGTTCCGGACTCGTTGCTGCGGGACGCCCAGAAGCCGGTGGCCGACTTCCGGGATCGAACGGTGTTGGCCTTCGAGCCGAAGGACGTGAAGAAGCTCGAGGTTCAGACCCCGGGCGGCCAGACGGTGGCGGTCGTGCACAAGGGCAAGCCGGAGCCTCTGGGGCCCGAGCAGTGGGACATCGCCGAGCCCGTCGCCCTCCACGCCGACCGCGAGCAGGTGTCGAACCTTCTGGAGAAGCTCAAGACGGCGAAGATCAAGGACTTCGTGCCGGAGGCGCCGAAGGGACCCGCCGAGTACGGGCTCGACCGACCCCTGCGGCTGACCCTGTGGCTCGGGGAGGAGAAGGAGCGGGTGGCCAAGACGCTTCGCCTCGGCAAGACCGTGCCGGACAAGAAGACGGTCTACGCCCAGCGCGAGGGGGATGGGACGATCTTCACGCTGGAAGAGGAGTTCTTCCGGGCGATCCCGACCTCGGTCACCGCCTTCCGGGACAAGACGGTGCTGGCCTTCGAGCGGCAGAAGGTGGAGAAGGTGGAGCTGGAGAGTCCGAAGGGCAAGCTGACCCTGGCCCTGGAGGACGGCCTCTGGCGGATCGCGGCGCCGGTCCAGCTCAAGGCCGATCAGACCACGGCCGTCGAGGTCATGAGCCGAGTGCAGGAGCTCCGCGCCAAGGAGTTCGTCGACGAGGGCGGAAAGCCGCTCGCCCGCTTCGGCCTCGATCGCCCGCAGATACGCGTCGTGGTATGGGAGAAGGAGGCCAAGGAGCCGAAGGCCTTGCTGCTCGCCCCGGCCCGGGAGAAGGACCTGGCCTACGCGACGGTCAGCGGCGGCGGCCCCTCGGCGCCGATCGTACTCGTCGAGGGCAAGGTGCTACAGGACCTCGCCCGCTCGGTCCAGGATCTGCGCGACCACTCGTTCTTCGCCGCCTTCGACGCCCGGGACGTGACGCGGGTGCAGATCCAGCGTGGGGCCGAGACCCTCGTGCTGGAGCGGACGGGCGAGGAGGAGTGGCAGCTCGTCGCGCCGCGCAAGGGAAAGGCGGCCGGCGGGCGGGTGAGCGACCTCATCTGGATGCTGCGGAACCTCAAGTGGCGCGACCTGGTCGCCGAGCAGGGCTGGGACCCGACGCCGTACGGGCTCCAGCCCCCGGCCACGACGCTGACCCTCACCGGCAAGGACGGGAAGACCGTGGCCGCGCTCGCCATCGGGAAGCGCGAAAAGGGCAATGCCTATGTCCGGGTCCCCGATCAGCCGGCCCTCTACGCCATCGACGCGAACAACCTGGGCGAGCTGCCGTCGACTCCCGAGGATCTGCTCCTCTAG